The Streptomyces sp. NBC_00335 DNA window GGCCGGCGTCGAATTCCGCAAGATCCTCAAGGGCTGGAAGTAACGAAACCATGGCTGCTCACACCAGCCAGTCTGTGGCGAAGGCCGCGGGCGGCGAGACCGGTCCTGACACCGGTCCCGCCGCCCGCGGCCGGAGCCGCAGGACTGACAACAGGAACCGTCCCGGGTTGAAGCGGGCCCTCGCCACGCACTGGTACGCCTGGGCCATGATCACCCCCGTGGTGCTCGTGCTCGGCGTGATCATCGGCTGGCCCCTGGTCCGCGGCGTCTACCTGTCGCTGACCGACGCCACCGAACGCAACGTCAGCCGCACCATCGGCGCGAACCACATCGAGGCGACGTACGAGTTCATCGGACTCGACAACTACGCCGACGTCCTCGCCGACCCGGTGTTCCTGCAGCGGCTGGTGTGGACGGTCCTGTGGACCGTCGCCTGCGTCTCGATCACCTTCGCGCTCGGCCTGGGCCTCGCCACGGTGCTCAACCGCGAGTTCAGGGGACGCTCCGCCTACCGGATGGCACTCATCCTGCCCTGGGCCGTACCCGGATTCGTCTCCGTCTTCGCGTGGCGGTTCCTCTTCAACCGCGACAACGGCATCCTCAACAAGATCCTCGAAGGCGGCGGCATCTCCGCCGTCCCGTGGCTCGACGACCCGACCTGGGCCAAGATCGCGGTCATCTCCGTCAACGTCTGGCTCGGCGTCCCCTTCATGATGGTCGCCCTGCTCGGCGGCATGCAGTCCATCCCCGGCGAGCTCTACGAGGCGGCCGAGATGGACGGGGCGACCCCCTGGCAGCGGTTCCGCCACATCACCCTGCCGGGACTGCGCACGGTCAGCATGACCGTGATCCTGCTCTCCACCATCTGGACCTTCAACATGTTCCCGGTGATCTTCCTGCTCACCCGGGGCGGCCCGGGTGACTCCACCGAGATCCTGGTGACCCAGGCCTTCCGCGAGGCGTTCGTGTCGAGCCCGCGCGACTTCGCGGTCTCGGCGACCTGGGGCGTACTGATCCTCCTGCTGCTCACGATGTTCGCGCTGGTTTACCGGCGCTCGCTGCGCAAGCAGGGAGAGGTGTGGTGACCGTGACGACCAACTCCGCGAGTCCCGCGAGTTCCGAGAAGTCCGCGAGTGCCGCGAGTGCCGTGAAGGCGGCCTCCGTCCGCCCGCGCGGCAAGCGTTCCCCGCTCGCCTCCGCCGGGCTGCACGCCACCCTGGCCGTCGCCGCCGTGATCGCCGTCTTCCCGGTGCTGTGGGTCCTGCTGACCTCGCTCAAGCCCGCGAAGCACGCCATCTCCACGGACTTCGTCAAGGAACCCACCCTCGACAACTACAGCTACCTGCTGGAGTCGACTTCCTTCCTGTCCTGGTTCGGCAACTCCGTCCTGGTCGCCGGCATCACCACCGTCCTCGGGGTGTTCATCGCCGCCACCACCGGATACGCCGTCAGCCGCTTCAAGTTCCCCGGAATGAAGCCGCTGATGTGGACCCTGCTCATCACGCAGATGTTCCCGATGGCCATCCTCATCGTCCCGCTCTACAACCTCATGGGCGACCTCGGGCTGCTGAACCAGCCGCTCGGCCTGGTGATCACCTACCTCACCATCGCCGTGCCGTTCTGCGCCTGGATGATGAAGGGCTTCTTCGACACCATCCCGGTCGAGATCGACGAATCCGGCCGTGTCGACGGGCTCAACCCCTTCGGCACCTTCTGGCGCCTGATCCTGCCGCTCGCCAAGCCCGGCCTCGCCGTCACCGGCTTCTACGCCTTCATCACCGCCTGGGGCGAGGTCGCGTACGCCTCCGCCTTCATGGTCGGCGAAGAGAACCTCACGCTGGCCGGCGGCCTGCAGACCTTCGTCACCCAGTACACCTCCAACTGGGGCGCGATGAGCGCGGCTTCCATCCTCATCGCCATCCCCGCGGCCTTCTTCTTCCTCTTCGCCCAGCGTCACCTCGTCGCCGGGATGACGGCAGGCGCGACCAAGGGCTGACCAGCCCCGCGCGCACGGGCCGACCACCCGGTGCCTGCCCCCTCTCACCCCCGGCCCGATCTCCCAAGGACGACATGACCCAGCACCTCGCCGACGCCTTCCCCACCTCCACCGGCACCCAGCCCGGCTGGTGGAGAGAAGCGGTGATCTACCAGGTCTATCCGCGCAGCTTCGCCGACTCCAACGGAGACGGCATGGGGGACCTCGAAGGCATCCGCAGCCGACTGCCCTACCTCAAGGAACTCGGCGTCGACGCCGTGTGGCTCAGCCCCTTCTACGCCTCCCCGCAGGCCGACGCGGGCTACGAC harbors:
- a CDS encoding carbohydrate ABC transporter permease, producing the protein MAAHTSQSVAKAAGGETGPDTGPAARGRSRRTDNRNRPGLKRALATHWYAWAMITPVVLVLGVIIGWPLVRGVYLSLTDATERNVSRTIGANHIEATYEFIGLDNYADVLADPVFLQRLVWTVLWTVACVSITFALGLGLATVLNREFRGRSAYRMALILPWAVPGFVSVFAWRFLFNRDNGILNKILEGGGISAVPWLDDPTWAKIAVISVNVWLGVPFMMVALLGGMQSIPGELYEAAEMDGATPWQRFRHITLPGLRTVSMTVILLSTIWTFNMFPVIFLLTRGGPGDSTEILVTQAFREAFVSSPRDFAVSATWGVLILLLLTMFALVYRRSLRKQGEVW
- a CDS encoding sugar ABC transporter permease encodes the protein MKAASVRPRGKRSPLASAGLHATLAVAAVIAVFPVLWVLLTSLKPAKHAISTDFVKEPTLDNYSYLLESTSFLSWFGNSVLVAGITTVLGVFIAATTGYAVSRFKFPGMKPLMWTLLITQMFPMAILIVPLYNLMGDLGLLNQPLGLVITYLTIAVPFCAWMMKGFFDTIPVEIDESGRVDGLNPFGTFWRLILPLAKPGLAVTGFYAFITAWGEVAYASAFMVGEENLTLAGGLQTFVTQYTSNWGAMSAASILIAIPAAFFFLFAQRHLVAGMTAGATKG